The sequence NNNNNNNNNNNNNNNNNNNNNNNNNNNNNNNNNNNNNNNNNNNNNNNNNNNNNNNNNNNNNNNNNNNNNNNNNNNNNNNNNNNNNNNNNNNNNNNNNNNNNNNNNNNNNNNNNNNNNNNNNNNNNNNNNNNNNNNNNNNNNNNNNNNNNNNNNNNNNNNNNNNNNNNNNNNNNNNNNNNNNNNNNNNNNNNNNNNNNNNNNNNNNNNNNNNNNNNNNNNNNNNNNNNNNNNNNNNNNNNNNNNNNNNNNNNNNNNNNNNNNNNNNNNNNNNNNNNNNNNNNNNNNNNNNNNNNNNNNNNNNNNNNNNNNNNNNNNNNNNNNNNNNNNNNNNNNNNNNNNNNNNNNNNNNNNNNNNNNNNNNNNNNNNNNNNNNNNNNNNNNNNNNNNNNNNNNNNNNNNNNNNNNNNNNNNNNNNNNNNNNNNNNNNNNNNNNNNNNNNNNNNNNNNNNNNNNNNNNNNNNNNNNNNNNNNNNNNNNNNNNNNNNNNNNNNNNNNNNNNNNNNNNNNNNNNNNNNNNNNNNNNNNNNNNNNNNNNNNNNNNNNNNNNNNNNNNNNNNNNNNNNNNNNNNNNNNNNNNNNNNNNNNNNNNNNNNNNNNNNNNNNNNNNNNNNNNNNNNNNNNNNNNNNNNNNNNNNNNNNNNNNNNNNNNNNNNNNNNNNNNNNNNNNNNNNNNNNNNNNNNNNNNNNNNNNNNNNNNNNNNNNNNNNNNNNNNNNNNNNNNNNNNNNNNNNNNNNNNNNNNNNNNNNNNNNNNNNNNNNNNNNNNNNNNNNNNNNNNNNNNNNNNNNNNNNNNNNNNNNNNNNNNNNNNNNNNNNNNNNNNNNNNNNNNNNNNNNNNNNNNNNNNNNNNNNNNNNNNNNNNNNNNNNNNNNNNNNNNNNNNNNNNNNNNNNNNNNNNNNNNNNNNNNNNNNNNNNNNNNNNNNNNNNNNNNNNNNNNNNNNNNNNNNNNNNNNNNNNNNNNNNNNNNNNNNNNNNNNNNNNNNNNNNNNNNNNNNNNNNNNNNNNNNNNNNNNNNNNNNNNNNNNNNNNNNNNNNNNNNNNNNNNNNNNNNNNNNNNNNNNNNNNNNNNNNNNNNNNNNNNNNNNNNNNNNNNNNNNNNNNNNNNNNNNNNNNNNNNNNNNNNNNNNNNNNNNNNNNNNNNNNNNNNNNNNNNNNNNNNNNNNNNNNNNNNNNNNNNNNNNNNNNNNNNNNNNNNNNNNNNNNNNNNNNNNNNNNNNNNNNNNNNNNNNNNNNNNNNNNNNNNNNNNNNNNNNNNNNNNNNNNNNNNNNNNNNNNNNNNNNNNNNNNNNNNNNNNNNNNNNNNNNNNNNNNNNNNNNNNNNNNNNNNNNNCCCATATTAACTCTCTCCAGGGTTGGACCCCTCACCACTAGCCCCATATTAACTCTCTCCAGGGTTGGACCCCTCACCACTAGCCCTAACCCCATATTAACTCTCTCCAGGGTTGGACCCCTCACCACTAGCCCCATATTAACTCTCTCCAGGGTTGGACCCCTCACCACTAGCCCTATCCAATattaactctgtctctctctctctaggtcagGCCAGGGTGCACCAGCTAGCAGAGAACACGCGCTACTTCAGGTCTCGTCTTCAAGAGATGGGTTTCATCATCTACGGTAACGATGATTCTCCTGTGGTcccaattctgctctacatgccAGGAAAAGTTGTGTAAGTTACTTTCATTTGCTCAGTTTATTTGACAGGAACAATGCACTGATTTATAACCCCTTCTGCTCTACATGCTGGGAAAGTGATTTATGTATCAAAAAGTACCTTGTTTTATTGTGAAGGAATGAAAGGAGAGGTTAGAATGTGGTCCTTTTTTGTAGCTCAGTCGGTTGAACGTggtgcttgtaacgccagggtagtgggttcgattcccgggaccagcCGTAGGTAAACATTTCTGCACGCATGGGTGTATATCGCTttgaataaaagtgtctgctaaatggcatatattagaTTAGGAATATAATCCTTTCCACTGGGGGGGCGTATGTAGTCTGACCACTACCATCAGACCCTGACACGACCCCCTCCAACGAATCACCTGGCACATAACATAACTCACGGAGGAAATATGCCTTCACTTTTTGTGTGTCTATCTTATCTTGCCTTCTGTGGACATAATGCAGTACAGTATAGCTGCAGATATGGTAGTATTTAAATGTTTCTGTCCAGAGGCCACAACAATGTCTGATTGTATTTACAACAGCTCAGCTATTGTCCGTGATCTTTTGCACACTGTTTCAATTGATCGMGTCACTTTGACTAATTGTGATACAGCTATTATATCTGTTTTTTGGAAAGCAAGGTGGTCATTTTACTAGTGGTCAGTCCAGAAGTAAAAAAAGGGTCAATATTGAGTGTTTTTCCAAGATGACTTTGAACAGCGGTCATGTTTAATGTGTCCAGGTGCTCAGTGAATTAGTCAGTGACATGTAAAATGTAGGTAGACATGTAGGATCGTATTCACACAGTACAAACACTTTCAGATGCCTCCAAAGACAACAGCCTTCTGGCAGGATAACAATGAACCCGGATGAGCAGCTGGAAGACCTTGTATACGAGGCTTCCTTCTACTATGATGTCTTCGCTGTATGTCTGCTGTCTAAGGTCTCCTTGGTGGAAAAACAGGTTTATGTCTTCACGGTTCGTCTGCGCTTCCTAACTGTCCTGGTGGAAAACTAGGTTAATGTCTTCACTGGTTGTCTGCTGTCCTATCCCTGTAGAACTAGGTTAATGTCTTCATCTGGTTCGTATCTGCTGTCCTATGTCCCGGTGGAAAAACTAGTTAACTGTCTTCACTGGTTCATCTGTGTCCTCAGTCCCCTTGTGGAAAACTAGGTTAATGTCTTCACTGGTTCATCTGCTGTCCTATGTCCCTGGTGGATAAACATTAGAATGTCTCACCTGgttcgtctgtctgtccgtaGTCCCTCTGGTGGAAAACAGTTACATGTCTTCACTGGTTCGTCTGCTGTCCTAGTCCTGGTGGAAAACTAGGTTAATCTGTCTTTTCAGTGGTTCGTTCTGCTGTCCTAGTCCTGGTGGAAACACTAGGTAATGTCTTCAACTGGTTTCGTCTGCTGTTCTAGTCCTGGTGGCAAAACTTATGAATGTCTTCACATGGTTCGTCTGCATATGTCCATAGTTCCCTGGTGGAAAACTAGGTTAATGTTTCACTGTTTGTACTGCTGTCCACATAGTCCCTGGTGGAAAAATAGGTTAATCGTCTTCACTGGTTCGTGCTGCTGTCCTAGTTCCCTGTGGAAAACTAGGTTAAATGCTCCTATCACTGGTTTCGTACTGCCGTCCTAGTCCTCGGGTGGAAAACTAGGTTAATCTTCTATCACTGGTCGGCTGCTTATCTGCTACGTGGACATCTATTCCACTCAGTAACCGTATGTTCAGGGTCAATAGTGTATTTCATGGGTCATAGTGTATGGTTCAAAGGGTCCATAGTGGTGTGTTCCAGGGTCATAGTGTGATGTTCAGGGTCATACGTGTATGTTCAGGGTATAGGTGTCGTGTTCAGGGTCATAGTGTATGTTCATGGGTCATAGTGTAGTTACAGGGTCACAACTGTATGTTCAGGGTTACAGTGTATGTTTCAGGTCACAGTGTGGTGTTCAGGGTTTTAACCAGTGTATGTTTCAGGGTTGTTTAGTGTAATGTTCATGGGTCATAAGTGTATGGTCAGGGGTTTCAAAGTGTATGTTCAGGGTCCAACATGTGTGTGTTCAGGGTCATAGTGTATGTTCAGGGTCACAGTGTGTGTTCAGGGTCACAGTGTATGTCAGGGTCACAGTGTATTTATGGTTTTTCAGTGTATTTCAGGTTTTCAGTTGTATGTTCAGGGTCACAGGTGTGTGTTCAGGGTCATAGTGTGTGTTCAGGGTCATATGTGTATTAGGTCATAGTGTGATGTTCAGGGTTCATAGGTTGTGCTTCAAGGGTCATAGTGTAATGTTCAGGGTTTTAGTGTATTGTTCAGAGGTCATAGTGATGTTTCAGCAGGTCCTACTGTAAGTTCAGCGGTCATAACTGTATGTTTCAGGGTCAAGTGTATGTTCCAGGGTCCATAGTGTAATGTTCAGGTCACAGTGTTATGTTCAATGTTCAGGGTTTTCGTGTATGTTCAGGGTCACAGTGTATGTTCAGTGTTTCAGTGTTGTTCAGCGGTCACAGTGTATGTTCAGGGTTTTCAGTGTATGTTCCAAGGGTCACAGTGTGTGCTTCAGGGTCAAGTGTAGTGCTCAGAGGTCATAGTGTATGTTCAGGGTCATAACATGTATGTTCAGGGTCACACTGTACAGGTGGTTCTTTTTAACACTTcagctgtgttttcatggtggTCTAGGCAGGTTACTGAACGCCCCTTTATGACAGCCGGGATGTAAAAGGGGCTGTAAATACAAATGATTGATACATTGGTATGTTCAGTCATTCTTCACCGTGTCTTTAACAATGCCTTCCTGTGTTCTGCAGGGCTTTCTCTCGTGCCATGCTGAAGAGGAAGAtaggagtggtggtggtgggtttcCTGCTACGCCATCACAGAGGCACGGGCacgcttctgtctgtctgctgcacaCACCAAGGCATGCTCGACcaggtgagcacacacacagcacacacacacacacaaacacaccaagcaaacacacagagacacaaacataggacaacatctctctccccctctctcccctctctctccctctctcattcatttcaatttctcctccctccctctctctccatctcccctttctcttctctctaattcatttaatttctccctctctctctctcattctctcttctctctctcattttcatctctctcttctctctctctctctcctctctctctctctctattctctctctctctctctctctctctcatctctctcttctctcctcttcttctctcatctctctctctcattctcatcttctcattctcatctctctctctctcttctctctctctattctctctctctctatctaacaGTATATTTCCTCCTCCCAGGTGTTGTTTGATCTGAACGAGTTAGGAGATGATTTGTGTCTGAAGTTCTCCCGGAGGAAATATTCTCTCTcgtccacaacaacacaacaacaacgacGACACAGACTTTGAGCTGGACAGTTAGCCAATGACTGATAGGATAACCCCTGATCTCTGACCTCCCACCTCTGCACTGAGAGACTGTAACGGTGGTTCCATGCTGACAGGAATGGCCATACGTCCCAATAATTTCTCCTTTATCCCAAATGTGCACTGGTGCTCTCCTCCCCACACATGTTAAaaacattggattggtgtaagcatGGGTTAGACAGTGTCTAGTACCATTTGTCTTGTTCCAGATCATAATGGGAAGTGAACAGGTGTACATGGTTAGATTTTGGGAACAGCAGTGGGCCTCTACCTTCCATGCCATGGCTAATACACAGAGAGATGTGGGGTTTCTCTCTACCAGTCTAATAACGAGAGCAGTGGGGTCTCATCTCTACCAGTCTAATACACTGAGAGAGTGGGGTCTCATCTCTACCAGTCTAATACACTGAGAGAGTGGGGTCTCATCTCTACCANNNNNNNNNNNNNNNNNNNNNNNNNTTCTCAATTCTCTATCACAGATActaaaaaatatttaccaagagagAGGTGGGGTCTGATCGATCTCCTGACCAAGTGGTTCTCGAATGACACTGGAGAAGCTGGGGTCTCATCTCTACCAGTCCAGATACTATGAGAGAAGTGGGGTTCATAAAATCGTATTCCAGCTACTCACTTACCAATTACAACATCAACTGAGAGAGTGGGATCTCATCTACTACAgtactaaataaaacaaaatacagagAGAGTGGGGTCTCATCTCTACCAGTCTAATACCAAGAGAGAGTGGGGTTCATCTCTAAGTCTAATACACACGAGAGAGTGGGTCTCATCTCTACCAGAGTCTaatacacagagagagtgggTCTCATCTCTACCAGTCTaatacacagagagagtgggGTATCATCTACTAACCAGTCCAATACACAAGAGAGAGTGGGGTCCATCTCTACCAGtcaatacacacagagagagtgggtcTCATCTCCTACAGCTCTaatacacagagagagtgggaTCATATCTCATCACCAGTCTAATACACCGAAGAGTGGGGTCTCATCTCTACTATCATAACTACACAGAAAAGGAATTCCGTGCCCAAAGTGcttgctgctctgttctgtaaTATATAGGTGTGTTATTATTAGAATGTAATTAACAGATCATATATTTCTGATACTATTCACAGGCAACCCAATCGTTCCAGGCTgcttttgtaaataagaatgtgttcttattgACTGGCCctgatttattaaataaatgtcaAATGAATGAATTGATCTGAAATGTATGAAAGCCAGAGGCAGAGAAAGATTGCCGTCTCTTGGCGTCTCATGATGTGTTTAATTAACGTTGCTTTGTTAGACCTCCTTTGGTTTTTCACCGAGGTGGTTGCGGTGGCTCTTGTATTTACACCGAAATACATCGTGCTTTGTCTTTTTCCCCAGCATGTTTTCCATGTGCTTCTGAACTCGCATTGATGATAATGTGTGTTTGACGTGATATTACATACTATCGGCTGAATCTGATGCTGAAGAAAACTACTTTTCTAAAACAAGGAACTGTTTTAGTTCCAGAATGTTCCAAgtcatgctgtctgtctctaCGACAACCAGAATGTTCCATTAAAAgtcatgctgtctgtctctaCGACAAACCAGAATGTTCCATTAAAAgtcatgctgtctgtctctaCGACAAACCAGACTGTTCCGGTAAAAGTCATGctgtgtaacgcttgtcgtggttggaagaagaggaggaccaatgtgcagcgtggtaagtgtccataWTGTTTTAATAAgaaataatgaacactgaacaaaaacaataaaacgacaaacgaacactcctgtacggtgaaacagaacagaaaataataacccacaacacacaatgacaaacaggctacctaaatatggctcccaatcaaagacaacgactgacacctgcctctgattgagaaccatactaggcacaacacatagaaatataacaacagaacaaaacatagaaaaacaacatagaatgcccaccccaactcacgctctgaccaaactaaaataaagacataaaaaaggaactaaggtcagaacgtgacatgctGTCTGTCTCTACGACAAACCAGAATGTTCCGGTAAAAgtcatgctgtctgtctctaCGACAAACCAGAATGTTCCGGTAAAAgtcatgctgtctgtctctaCGGCAAACCAGAATAATACAATAACAGTTCACGTAGAAATGACCAATCTAACACGCAATGAAATCTCAACAGATCTTTGCATAGAAATGAACTAGATGTCTCGGCTTCTCGTTCTCTTGGCAAGGCTTTAGATGTAGTTTGTAAACAGCTTAGTTGTACGTTTTAAAGAGGTGCTCGCCTTTTCTCCCTGTCTTGAGTGAGTAGTGTGAAGacaggtactgtaagtattcatgGTATGCATCATCTGAGCCAACAGTAACCAAACCTAGCAACTAGCACAATAGAGATCAAACTTGTCCCAAtcggcaccctatcccctatttagtgcactacttttgaccagagcccacagAGTGTAGGGAGTCATTTGGAACACTACCCCCAGGATTATGTTGGTATGGAGTAATGATCGTTTgattaacacacatacacacacacacacaggcaggaagGAATTTACACAGATGATAAACACTTCACAATGTGTCATATTCAGTCTAGTCTGCACTTGTTTTGCTGTACCCCAACGGGATGATGAAATGTTTCTGTATTTTCCATCACATAAACAACACAGTGATCACCTTTTACAAGGCTGACCGGAGAATTAACTAAGAAAGGGCTGTTAGCATTGATGAAAATGTACATCGTTTGGGGTCCATTTTGCATATTCAAAATGAAGCTCCAATGTTTGTCACATGTCTAAGTTTATGTTCTGGTTATGAAAGAGCTGTCCTMACTAAACCCTTATAGGACTCTGGTTGTGAAAGAGCTGTCCTAACTAAACCCTTATAGGACTCTGGTTGTGAAAGAGCTGTCTTCACTAAACCCTTATAGGACTGGTTATGAAAGAGCTGTCCTCACTAAACCCTTATAGGACTCTGGTTGTGAAAGAGCTGTCTTCACTAAACCCTTATAGGACTCTgactaaacacagagagagagagactctttcCATGGCTGGTTTTAGAGATAGTTACTTGGGGAGAAAGTCAACTGGACTGTCAGCAGCTTAGTCCTGGTTCAACACCAGTCATCAGCCATACCCCTATACACTTGGTTTAATTGCAGCTGTAGATCCTGCCTCACGACTGTGTCAacacactgacatacacacacacaggatgtggTGATCCTATACTGTAAAACAGAGTTCAGACTGCATGGGCCTGGTGGGAATCAGGTGAGCTCAGGCCTGGTGGGAATCAGGTGAGCTCAGGTCTGGTCTGAATCAACCAGGGAATCAGGTGAGCTCAGTGTTCTGAACGTTagaattgatttcacctgtgttagttactcacctgtctctcagctccttatttagttcagttcattctgtttgtgcctttgtgaggtattgttggttgtgactctactaagccttttcctagctcgttttgtgagaaccagttaaaGACTTCAGTCCTACTTTTGATTTGCCTACCCATTACCTGNNNNNNNNNNNNNNNNNNNNNNNNNNNNNNNNNNNNNNNNNNNNNNNNNNNNNNNNNNNNNNNNNNNNNNNNNNNNNNNNNNNNNNNNNNNNNNNNNNNNNNNNNNNNNNNNNNNNNNNNNNNNNNNNNNNNNNNNNNNNNNNNNNNNNNNNNNNNNNNNNNNNNNNNNNNNNNNNNNNNNNNNNNNNNNNNNNNNNNNNNNNNNNNNNNNNNNNNNNNNNNNNNNNNNNNNNNNNNNNNNNNNNNNNNNNNNNNNNNNNNNNNNNNNNNNNNNNNNNNNNNNNNNNNNNNNNNNNNNNNNNNNNNNNNNNNNNNNNNNNNNNNNNNNNNNNNNNNNNNNNNNNNNNNNNNNNNNNNNNNNNNNNNNNNNNNNNNNNNNNNNNNNNNNNNNNNNNNNNNNNNNNNNNNNNNNNNNNNNNNNNNNNNNNNNNNNNNNNNNNNNNNNNNNNNNNNNNNNNNNNNNNNNNNNNNNNNNNNNNNNNNNNNNNNNNNNNNNNNNNNNNNNNNNNNNNNNNNNNNNNNNNNNNNNNNNNNNNNNNNNNNNNNNNNNNNNNNNNNNNNNNNNNNNNNNNNNNNNNNNNNNNNNNNNNNNNNNNNNNNNNNNNNNNNNNNNNNNNNNNNNNNNNNNNNNNNNNNNNNNNNNNNNNNNNNNNNNNNNNNNNNNNNNNNNNNNNNNNNNNNNNNNNNNNNNNNNNNNNNNNNNNNNNNNNNNNNNNNNNNNNNNNNNNNNNNNNNNNNNNNNNNNNNNNNNNNNNNNNNNNNNNNNNNNNNNNNNNNNNNNNNNNNNNNNNNNNNNNNNNNNNNNNNNNNNNNNNNNNNNNNNNNNNNNNNNNNNNNNNNNNNNNNNNNNNNNNNNNNNNNNNNNNNNNNNNNNNNNNNNNNNNNNNNNNNNNNNNNNNNNNNNNNNNNNNNNNNNNNNNNNNNNNNNNNNNNNNNNNNNNNNNNNNNNNNNNNNNNNNNNNNNNNNNNNNNNNNNNNNNNNNNNNNNNNNNNNNNNNNNNNNNNNNNNNNNNNNNNNNNNNNNNNNNNNNNNNNNNNNNNNNNNNNNNNNNNNNNNNNNNNNNNNNNNNNNNNNNNNNNNNNNNNNNNNNNNNNNNNNNNNNNNNNNNNNNNNNNNNNNNNNNNNNNNNNNNNNNNNNNNNNNNNNNNNNNNNNNNNNNNNNNNNNNNNNNNNNNNNNNNNNNNNNNNNNNNNNNNNNNNNNNNNNNNNNNNNNNNNNNNNNNNNNNNNNNNNNNNNNNNNNNNNNNNNNNNNNNNNNNNNNNNNNNNNNNNNNNNNNNNNNNNNNNNNNNNNNNNNNNNNNNNNNNNNNNNNNNNNNNNNNNNNNNNNNNNNNNNNNNNNNNNNNNNNNNNNNNNNNNNNNNNNNNNNNNNNNNNNNNNNNNNNNNNNNNNNNNNNNNNNNNNNNNNNNNNNNNNNNNNNNNNNNNNNNNNNNNNNNNNNNNNNNNNNNNNNNNNNNNNNNNNNNNNNNNNNNNNNNNNNNNNNNNNNNNNNNNNNNNNNNNNNNNNNNNNNNNNNNNNNNNNNNNN is a genomic window of Salvelinus sp. IW2-2015 unplaced genomic scaffold, ASM291031v2 Un_scaffold5181, whole genome shotgun sequence containing:
- the LOC112078042 gene encoding serine palmitoyltransferase 3-like, which translates into the protein MLPCDWSVLQELVDYLRSHSHSAVYASAMSPPVTEQILRAMKCIMGLDGTTVGQARVHQLAENTRYFRSRLQEMGFIIYGNDDSPVVPILLYMPGKVVAFSRAMLKRKIGVVVVGFLLRHHRGTGTLLSVCCTHQGMLDQVLFDLNELGDDLCLKFSRRKYSLSSTTTQQQRRHRL